The nucleotide sequence GGCCGGCTGTGTCGGTATCGCCCAGGCCGCACTGGACGTCGCGGTCCGCTACGCCACCGAGCGCGAGCAGTTCGGCAAGTCCATCGCCCACCACCAGCTCGTCCAGGAACTCATCAGCGACATCGCGGTCGACGTCGACGCCGCCCGGCTTCTCACCTGGCGCGTCGCCGATCTCGTCGACCGGGGGCAGCCCTTCGCCACCGAGGCCAGCAAGGCCAAGCTCTTCGCCTCCGAGGCCGCCGTCCGCGCCGCGAACAACGCCCTGCAGGTGTTCGGCGGTTATGGCTACATCGACGAGTACCCGGCCGGAAAGCTCCTGCGCGACGCCCGCGTGATGACCCTCTACGAGGGCACCAGCCAGATACAGAAACTGCTCATCGGGCGGGCGCTGACAGGGGTTTCGGCGTTCTGAGCCGCATGCGAGCCGGTCTGAGTACCTGGGACCGCCGACTGAGTATCCCGACGGATGCGGTCCGGGCCGCCGCCGGCGAACCATGTCCCCATGAGTGAGACACCGGGCAAGCAGCAGAACACGGCGGCCTTCTACGGCCAGGCCGTCGCCTCCTTCGCCGTCGCCATGGCGGCCACCACCGTCGGCATCTACAACCTCGACGCCGACACCTGGGTCCGCGCCTTCCTGGCCGTCGCGGTCCTCTACCTCGTGACCTCGTGCTTCACCCTGGCCAAGGTGATCCGTGACCGGCAGGAGGCCGGGCGGCTCGTCAGCCGGGTCGACCAGGCCAGACTGGAGAAGCTCCTGGCGGAGCACGACCCCTTCGAAAAGCTCTGAGGAGCCCCGGCCCGGCAGGGCTCGGCCCTTGCGGCCCGTGCGGCCCGTCCGGCACGGC is from Streptomyces sp. NBC_01314 and encodes:
- a CDS encoding YiaA/YiaB family inner membrane protein encodes the protein MSETPGKQQNTAAFYGQAVASFAVAMAATTVGIYNLDADTWVRAFLAVAVLYLVTSCFTLAKVIRDRQEAGRLVSRVDQARLEKLLAEHDPFEKL